A single genomic interval of Camelina sativa cultivar DH55 chromosome 11, Cs, whole genome shotgun sequence harbors:
- the LOC104724452 gene encoding uncharacterized protein LOC104724452 isoform X3: MGSVSLKIGDGTARFRRSTLFSSAINLLMLFSVVSTNLFALYAFSSRSQSNNTHHPLHSNNVSLVSQHLSLILREIDSSHRTLSQMETKMVGYESLDLSHPEVPQELKLFLQQHQLPLGKDSRTGITQMVASVGHSCETSLDLLSQYMSYNVFDKCPDDWSLAQKLILRACEPLPRRRCLAKTVHKPGLATFPDSLWRPVGNDSVNWSGLGCKSFDCLKGKKLSRDCVGCFDLAATSHERDRFVKVKLKTDFLIDDVLSLGHGKIRIGFDISSGSGTFAAKMAEKNVNIISNTLNIGAPFSEFVAARVDWI, translated from the exons CAGGCGATCAACGCTCTTCTCTTCAGCCATCAACCTCCTTATGCTCTTCTCTGTAGTCTCTACAAACCTCTTCGCACTATACGCCTTCTCGTCTCGTTCCCAATCCAACAACACGCACCATCCTCTTCATTCCAACAACGTCTCTTTGGTTTCTCAGCATCTCTCCCTCATCCTCAGAGAAATCGATTCCTCTCACCGCACACTCTCTCAGATGGAGACAAAGATGGTTGGTTACGAATCTCTCGATCTCTCGCATCCTGAAGTCCCCCAAGAGCTTAAACTGTTCCTCCAGCAACACCAGCTTCCTCTCGGCAAAGACTCTCGTACTGGTATCACACAGATGGTTGCATCCGTTGGACATTCTTGCGAAACGTCTCTAGATTTGTTATCTCAGTATATGTCGTACAATGTCTTCGACAAGTGTCCTGATGATTGGAGCCTAGCTCAGAAGTTGATTCTCCGCGCTTGTGAACCGTTGCCACGACGTCGATGTTTGGCTAAAACTGTACATAAGCCAGGTCTCGCCACGTTTCCTGATTCGTTGTGGAGACCTGTTGGTAACGATAGCGTTAACTGGAGCGGTCTTGGCTGCAAAAGTTTCGATTGCTTGAAAGGTAAGAAACTGAGCCGGGACTGTGTTGGTTGCTTTGATCTAGCTGCTACTAGTCATGAGAGAGATAGGTTTGTTAAGGTTAAGTTGAAGACTGATTTCTTGATAGATGATGTTTTGAGTTTAGGCCATGGGAAAATCCGGATCGGGTTCGATATTAGCAGCGGATCAGGTACATTCGCTGCTAAAATGGCTGAAAAGAATGTGAATATAATCAGTAATACGTTGAACATAGGTGCTCCTTTCAGCGAATTCGTAGCTGCTAGAG TGGATTGGATTTAG
- the LOC104724452 gene encoding uncharacterized protein LOC104724452 isoform X1 — MGSVSLKIGDGTARFRRSTLFSSAINLLMLFSVVSTNLFALYAFSSRSQSNNTHHPLHSNNVSLVSQHLSLILREIDSSHRTLSQMETKMVGYESLDLSHPEVPQELKLFLQQHQLPLGKDSRTGITQMVASVGHSCETSLDLLSQYMSYNVFDKCPDDWSLAQKLILRACEPLPRRRCLAKTVHKPGLATFPDSLWRPVGNDSVNWSGLGCKSFDCLKGKKLSRDCVGCFDLAATSHERDRFVKVKLKTDFLIDDVLSLGHGKIRIGFDISSGSGTFAAKMAEKNVNIISNTLNIGAPFSEFVAARGIFPLFMSLDQRLPFYDNVFDLIHASSGLDLAGGSKPEKLEFLMFDLDRILKPGGLFWLDNFYCGNEEKKRVLTRLIERFGYKKLKWVVGEKTDAAEVYLSAVLQKPARV; from the coding sequence CAGGCGATCAACGCTCTTCTCTTCAGCCATCAACCTCCTTATGCTCTTCTCTGTAGTCTCTACAAACCTCTTCGCACTATACGCCTTCTCGTCTCGTTCCCAATCCAACAACACGCACCATCCTCTTCATTCCAACAACGTCTCTTTGGTTTCTCAGCATCTCTCCCTCATCCTCAGAGAAATCGATTCCTCTCACCGCACACTCTCTCAGATGGAGACAAAGATGGTTGGTTACGAATCTCTCGATCTCTCGCATCCTGAAGTCCCCCAAGAGCTTAAACTGTTCCTCCAGCAACACCAGCTTCCTCTCGGCAAAGACTCTCGTACTGGTATCACACAGATGGTTGCATCCGTTGGACATTCTTGCGAAACGTCTCTAGATTTGTTATCTCAGTATATGTCGTACAATGTCTTCGACAAGTGTCCTGATGATTGGAGCCTAGCTCAGAAGTTGATTCTCCGCGCTTGTGAACCGTTGCCACGACGTCGATGTTTGGCTAAAACTGTACATAAGCCAGGTCTCGCCACGTTTCCTGATTCGTTGTGGAGACCTGTTGGTAACGATAGCGTTAACTGGAGCGGTCTTGGCTGCAAAAGTTTCGATTGCTTGAAAGGTAAGAAACTGAGCCGGGACTGTGTTGGTTGCTTTGATCTAGCTGCTACTAGTCATGAGAGAGATAGGTTTGTTAAGGTTAAGTTGAAGACTGATTTCTTGATAGATGATGTTTTGAGTTTAGGCCATGGGAAAATCCGGATCGGGTTCGATATTAGCAGCGGATCAGGTACATTCGCTGCTAAAATGGCTGAAAAGAATGTGAATATAATCAGTAATACGTTGAACATAGGTGCTCCTTTCAGCGAATTCGTAGCTGCTAGAGGTATTTTTCCGTTGTTCATGAGTTTGGATCAGAGGTTACCGTTCTACGACAATGTTTTTGATCTTATTCATGCTTCTAGTGGATTGGATTTAGCGGGTGGTAGTAAGCCTGAGAAGTTGGAGTTCTTGATGTTTGATCTTGATCGGATCTTGAAACCCGGTGGCTTGTTCTGGTTGGATAATTTCTATTGCGGgaatgaggagaagaagagagttctTACGCGTTTGATAGAGCGGTTTGGGTATAAGAAGCTGAAATGGGTTGTTGGAGAGAAAACTGATGCAGCAGAGGTTTATCTCTCGGCTGTTTTGCAGAAGCCTGCCAGAGTTTga
- the LOC104724452 gene encoding uncharacterized protein LOC104724452 isoform X2 produces the protein MGSVSLKIGDGTARFRRSTLFSSAINLLMLFSVVSTNLFALYAFSSRSQSNNTHHPLHSNNVSLVSQHLSLILREIDSSHRTLSQMETKMVGYESLDLSHPEVPQELKLFLQQHQLPLGKDSRTGITQMVASVGHSCETSLDLLSQYMSYNVFDKCPDDWSLAQKLILRACEPLPRRRCLAKTVHKPGLATFPDSLWRPVGNDSVNWSGLGCKSFDCLKGHGKIRIGFDISSGSGTFAAKMAEKNVNIISNTLNIGAPFSEFVAARGIFPLFMSLDQRLPFYDNVFDLIHASSGLDLAGGSKPEKLEFLMFDLDRILKPGGLFWLDNFYCGNEEKKRVLTRLIERFGYKKLKWVVGEKTDAAEVYLSAVLQKPARV, from the exons CAGGCGATCAACGCTCTTCTCTTCAGCCATCAACCTCCTTATGCTCTTCTCTGTAGTCTCTACAAACCTCTTCGCACTATACGCCTTCTCGTCTCGTTCCCAATCCAACAACACGCACCATCCTCTTCATTCCAACAACGTCTCTTTGGTTTCTCAGCATCTCTCCCTCATCCTCAGAGAAATCGATTCCTCTCACCGCACACTCTCTCAGATGGAGACAAAGATGGTTGGTTACGAATCTCTCGATCTCTCGCATCCTGAAGTCCCCCAAGAGCTTAAACTGTTCCTCCAGCAACACCAGCTTCCTCTCGGCAAAGACTCTCGTACTGGTATCACACAGATGGTTGCATCCGTTGGACATTCTTGCGAAACGTCTCTAGATTTGTTATCTCAGTATATGTCGTACAATGTCTTCGACAAGTGTCCTGATGATTGGAGCCTAGCTCAGAAGTTGATTCTCCGCGCTTGTGAACCGTTGCCACGACGTCGATGTTTGGCTAAAACTGTACATAAGCCAGGTCTCGCCACGTTTCCTGATTCGTTGTGGAGACCTGTTGGTAACGATAGCGTTAACTGGAGCGGTCTTGGCTGCAAAAGTTTCGATTGCTTGAAAG GCCATGGGAAAATCCGGATCGGGTTCGATATTAGCAGCGGATCAGGTACATTCGCTGCTAAAATGGCTGAAAAGAATGTGAATATAATCAGTAATACGTTGAACATAGGTGCTCCTTTCAGCGAATTCGTAGCTGCTAGAGGTATTTTTCCGTTGTTCATGAGTTTGGATCAGAGGTTACCGTTCTACGACAATGTTTTTGATCTTATTCATGCTTCTAGTGGATTGGATTTAGCGGGTGGTAGTAAGCCTGAGAAGTTGGAGTTCTTGATGTTTGATCTTGATCGGATCTTGAAACCCGGTGGCTTGTTCTGGTTGGATAATTTCTATTGCGGgaatgaggagaagaagagagttctTACGCGTTTGATAGAGCGGTTTGGGTATAAGAAGCTGAAATGGGTTGTTGGAGAGAAAACTGATGCAGCAGAGGTTTATCTCTCGGCTGTTTTGCAGAAGCCTGCCAGAGTTTga